The DNA region gtttatttgtatagccctttttacaatacaaatcactgcaaagcaactttacagaaagttatttttctacaatatttagtagtagtttatgagtggtgacaggaattttcagaaaaattaatacaagacatattcagccagatgatgaacaccaTTAACagcattattatatgatgcaatcactcttgtagcaatatttgttagttctgtatgctgtttcaaggttagcatcatctgaggtcctctgaggggtcagcatcatctcttcataGGTGTTCttgcttgtgtaaatcctagttaccacgggatgtaacaaatagacataattagcatagctgctattccaaccaagtaaaattaattagtttaacccaagctaaagaataataatgtgcatttgatcagatacaactgccgTCACAAactatgagatgcattatttgaatgcttggcgaaagagatgtttttaatctagatttaaagagAGAGTCTGTCTGAACCCCGAACGTTATCAGGAAGTCTATTCCATTATTGACAACCACCAAGAAgtgcgttacaatagtccagtctagaggtcatgaattctagcatttctgcatcagaaacagataacatatttcatagcttggcaatgtttctaagatggaagaatgcagttttggtaacatgggaaatatggttttcaaaagacaagctgctgtctaatataacacccagatgtttgactgtagaggaagtgacAGTACATcagtctagttgcaaactgtagtctactagattcagtgtactgttttttggttcAATAAGTAAtgtctctgtcttatccaaatttaataggagaaaattattggtcatccaatcttttaaatttttgacacactatgttagcttagataattgagaagtttcatctggtctcgttgagatatatagttgagtatcatcagcataacagtggaagctaattccatattttctaataatattaccaaggggaaacatgtatattgaaaatagcagaggacctaggacagatacttgtggcactccatattttactgatgataaatgagatgactccccatttaaataaacaaaatggtagaaATAAGAcatgtaggatctaaaccatcttagagcctgcccttgaatacctgtatagttttgtaatcgagcTATGAGtatgaaatataaaactattaatttaaagcagttgattgtatatatagaaacaatataattaaaatgtatttcaaaatatgcTTGCATATACTTTAATATTTAAGAGTTTTGAGAGCATGGGCAGACCTACTCTCTGATTGGAGGAATTTTCTGTAtagcattatgggtaatgtagtttttcacaaaATTGTTATTGTTACAAATCCATTTCCCTATGGAGAAAAATAATGGtatttttaattctgaaaacCTACTTTTGCCCTCTATTAAAGAGCGGCACCTCTGCAAACGCTACTGTTGTTATGTGAACAGTCATGTTGTGATAAAGTATATTACACTTGTTTGAGAAGAGCGAAATATAATTTTCCAGGATTTTTAAGGATAAGTGAGTGTGTTGGTTTGGATGAAGTTTGATCATATTTCAGAGATATGGTCATTAAGGACAGAGTGCACACTCTAGTTAAAAACATGCTCTAGTTATTCCTTATGACTCTATCTCTGTCTGCACCTGCAATCTTAACCTTGATTAGTCCTGTTTAACACTGGTGAGTGTTTGTCTATGCCACGGTTTTGTCTCTCATCCTCTTCATTATGAGCTCAGCATCCTCAGGTTTCGCTCTAATTAAGATGTTATTTCTTCAGCGCTTCCCGCATTCAGACCACAGACAGGAGGATGTTTATTCAGACGCTCTTCACTTTTTAAAATCTCTCCATTATGATGAAGGGATACTCCAAATTGTCTGTGCATATCTGATAAAGCCAGAGCGGCCCGAGTCATTGGATCCCTCCAGTCACAATAACTGCGGCCGTGACTGCAGTCCCGCTTTAATCACATTGACATTTTCTGGTAAATATTGTACGGTGGGTAAATGTTTATGCAGTAAGTGCCTTCAGTATATTTTGTTGCAAAAGTATTCAGTTTGAAAAAACTCTTTGCAATGTTATTTTCTGCATGTTTACAGATGCTACATCAATAACCCATCTGGCACAgatattttggtcacactttattttgataatccactttagacattctaagTAGCTTTGCAACTACATTTCAACTAAGTCTCATTAATTTAAAACTAAGtgcatgtctactaactctcagagtagactgttaagttaggtttagggttagtagaacAAGTTGACATATAGGGCCTACTTGCAAAGTTTCTCATAGTCAGCATGTTGCATGGTGTggacccatcaaaataaagtgttagaagatattaagcgaCACATAGTCGCAAAGTTATttactgttagtagaatgtctaaagtggactatcaaaataaagtgtgaccaatattTTATTGCCCCCTTGAGTACTGGGTAAGATTGGTTAACATTTTCACATGCAAGATGGATGTCAGTTGTTGGTGGTTTGCTGTCAGTTTTAATGCACTGAATCAGTCTTCAATAACAGTTTCTAGCTTTGCATTACATTTGGACGGATTCACAAACCAAACGAATGTTAAATCTGTTAAAACTAGACTGAAATTGTAAGTTATATTTACCCTACATTTGactatttttcattatattacaGACTATTCTGATTCTTCAAGAACATTTTACCAAAGTGAATCATATTTCATTTACAAAAGCACCCACTCATAGTCCATGGTAGTGTTTAAAGCCTTGAGTCTTCTTTGATATGTATGAATGAACCGTGTACATTGATACCGTGAAATTATTCTTCAGAATGTGAATTTGCTGCAACTGGTGGCCAGCAGTTTTCTGATCATTCCACACATGTTCAAGTGGATTCAAGTCTGATTGAATTACGTCCTTTTGTTGAGCCATTCTTCTGTATTTTTCTTCAGGGCTTGTGGGTAAATAGATTGGCATTCAAAAATAGTCTCTGTCCCAATTTACCCCCGTCTTAGAAGTTTGCCTTTTTTGTCTCTGCACTTTTTTCATGCCTTCTACAATCATTTCCCATTTTGAGTCTGATATCGAGTCTCATTTTCTGCTCTGATGTGACCACAGTTTGTGTTCCTCTAATGACTTTCTgtatgctgtgtgtgtttgtaagtgatTTTGGCTCCTAATTTGACttctgttttattctgtaaaaCACTGAAACAGAGTGGACacatgtttaaagggatagttcacccaaaaatgaaaatttgatggtTATTTCCTTACCCCCCAGGGcattcaagatgtaggtgactgtttcttcagtagaacacaaactgagatttttaactaaaccgttgcagtctatcagtcttataatggcaGACAAAGGGCtccacaaaaccaaattaaaccctgcggcttgtgACAATGCAGGTCTTAAGACAAGAAACGAGAgttaaaatctttgtttgtgttctactgaagaaacaaagtcacctacagatcaacatcacattttcatttttgggtgaactatcccaacAATCTCTGCTCGTCTAATTTTTACTCACACATCCAGTGTTTATCATATTTATTCACCGTCTCCTTGGATGTTTTCCCTGTGGACTGATGGTATGGCAGAGTGAAAGCCCTGTAGTTATTTTGTTCCTTTATTAGACTTAATGAAGACACCAAATTAGATATTGGATGAGAGAGCAATCACACAatggacatttttttaaaattattatttaaaaaaaattaagctagTTTACCGTGAAATGCAATGGTAGTGCTTCAGGCATCATGGGATACATTTATGCAACTGAAATGTTACAGATTTCAAACTGTATATATCACTAAGCATAAACTAACCTTTAACCGTTATAATGCAACATACCtaatgagaagaaacacaactttaataaaacatcacTGTAATTAATGTGAAGGTTCACAGAGGGACTTTCATTGTTTCTCACCTTAAATTATAAAGTGTTAAGACTCAGTGTTCAATGAGCTAAAGGAAGCCCTCAGCATTAATGTGTTTGAGCAACTGTTGTTAAGTCAATCTCTTTTCATTTCAATCATACGGTGGATGATAATGGGTCTCATCACACACTGAATGATGATTTTATTGTGTCTAACACACTCTGGGTGGGAGATGTGTGATTGAGACCCTCTCCTTTAACAGATGAAGAGTTATCGATTAAGATGTCATGCACGAAtgtgcaaaaataatgttttttgtaatgtaatgtaatgagagATGCCTGAAGGGACAGCAATCTGGTCTAATTGGTAAATTCAGCTAAATGCAGAATAACAGAGTAATTATTCATGCATGTACACATGGGCGGTGTTATTACATGATAAAATTGTAGTGTTTTTTAGGTATAACTAACAATATAAATTAAAAGTCTTAAGTAATAACTTAAAGATGTTTTCATgatgaaaaaataactttaattgttatatttacatttgttttcatcTGAATTTTACCCTTTTGCATGGCATTGCTATTATTCACTCTAACAGgtaattaaaatgtcaatatttattaACCTCATTTGCCTTTATGCAGTTTCTGATGCATTGCATGCTTCTGCCTTTTATAATGCACTTTCTATatacttctctcttttttttcttttcttttttacttattCTTGAAAAAATTTCTAACTTCTTGAAAAAAGTACTTGACATCATTAACGCATAATTGCTTTGAATATAAGTGCTTccaaatgactaaatataaaagtaatcTCAATAGTTCAACCTTGTTATATAGGACAAAAATCCAAtagtttcatattttttgtggGGAAAATAAGTCCCTCAGTGTCTGTCCTGCCGCTTTGGGTCTGAGGTAGAAAAGTATTATTTCTTGCATATTTATTCATAACCTTTTCATGAGAAGTGATTAAAACACAAATCGGCACAGCATTagcatttatgtaattttaccCAACCTTTGTTTGGTTTTTGTAGTGTACATGCTTCAAGGGTGTTTCTTTTCACAACATGTTGttagttttcagttttttacTGAGTATTTATTGTGGTGTGGTTTGTTTAGCCGGCAGGGGTGTGATGATGACAGCCCACCCCCACCGTTTCTCAAATGTCAAACCTTTTAAGCTTGTGTCTCTGTGAATACCTTGCACTCTTCGAGCCACATAAGGTTTCTCAGTTTTTTTCTAAATTAGTTTGGTTTAGGAGATGCATCTGTAAGTGCAAAACAAACTCAGTGTCATTTTAgcatgaaaataaatgataacCATTCAAGCCCAAAAGTGTGTGCAAACACATGaacacaaaaactaaataaaattcagGATATCGCATTTCATTCTGGAGGCATTGGTTATTTCCCAAACTACTTGTGTGAAACATTAACTAAGGTtgaaatactttattaaaaaaggcaaaaaaataatatgaaaagatATGAAATACAccactgatttatttattgaagtggattctgctctcatctgaaagAACCTGTGCAATTTATATTTCTCAGTCGACTGCTTTCCATTTTATTCCTCATGGTTTAAAGGTTTTTCAGGTCTAGGCTTCCTTCTCATTACGGCCCAGTACCTTTGTGGAGTGACCCGGGAACAAGCGGTCAGCTTCAGGCCGTCCACGGGCCACTTGAAAACCACAGAGAAAATTGGGGGGTCATTACGGCCCTGTGAAGAGCCCTCGAGGCTTCTGGGGAATAAAATGGATTGAAGGTACTGTGTGAGAAAAGATTGAAGTCTATCTCAGTAGATGATGTCAAACCGTAAGATTCTGTCATGGCAGATCTGTTTCTGAGAGTTATTGATCTGTGTCACGCACGGATGACAAACTCTGTGTTTCTGCTTGcagtctttcacacacacacacacacaaatctggttttgttaaaaaaaactaaaatgtggcAACATCCcagcttaaaaaaacaacaacttgagtCCTGAGGTTTGTTTGGACATTGTCTCTGATTTACTGTCACTAAAAATAGTtgcatacttttaaatatgagctGTGTTGATGGTTTACAGCCTTCACTGTGGATTTTAAAAACATCCCAAAATAACTACAGAGCACGTCCTTTATCTGGATCCCCAACATCATCAGAATGAGCTCATTACCATTTGACGATTTTAGCACAGTTTTCATGGGAACCATCACACTGTTGCATTTTTACATTGACAATAACCAGTGAAGACCAACAGTTGTGCAATATTATGGTATTAGAGTATTACTGTAAAGTTTGGGCTTgttaagatgtttaaatgtttttttaaagaaatctctatTGGTCACCAAgccattatttatttgataaaacatgaatattgtgaaatattattataattaagaaaaataaaaaaaataaagataaagaacAAGATTAAACTCATCTATAGAAGGTTATAACCTTGAGAAGATAAAGacataaagaaaaacaaacttcTTGTTTATTTGCTTTGAGTTTATGACACAGGCATGAATCATAATTTTCTAAACGTTATTTCTTGCCATGAGCAAGCCTTTTATATATGCTTTAAAAGGTATATTTTTATTCTACAGAGTTTTTTATTGGACAAAGGAAGTTGAAGGTTTCAAATGCATAAAAGTTCATTTTCTCAGGGTTTAGGAGTACATTAGCATATAAATGATGTCAAAGCTGATATACATTAACAAAAGGTCATGGGGTTTTTAAATGTGCAAATACGTAAGTGTAGAGTTTCCTTATGATTGAAAAACGGCTCCACCGTTGAGTGGTGAAGATGTTTCAGCCTTCAGATGGAGAAGCTTCATCAGCCTGGATGTACTAGGAGCACTCAGCGAAGTATTTGGAAGGAAGGACAGAGCGACACTCTTTCACCTGCAGCATTGCCAACCTGAAgcacataaatgcacatttactaTGAAGCTCAGAGCTAGAGATCAGTCACAGGACTTTCTTGGGACTCAAGCCACTGCTATAAACAAGGTATTTGagatcatatgtgaccctggaccacaaaaccagttttaagttgctggggtatatttgtagcagtagccaaaaaaaaacattgtatgggtcaaaatgattaattcttcttttatgccaaaaatcattaggctataatgtaaatattatgttccattaagatattttgtaaacttcctactgtaaatatatcaaaacatattttttggattaataatatgtattgtcaacaattaatttggacaacatcaaaggtgattttctcagtatttagatttttttttttttgcacccacagtttccagatattcaaataattgtatcttggCCGAATATTGTAGGACCATAACAAACCAAACATagatggaaagcttatttattcagctttcagatgatgcatataTATCTTAATTTCGCTAAATTGACACTTGGTTTTGTGGTCACATATATGCATTTGAACCCTTGCGAATGCATGAGTGAACTTACAACTTGTTGCTGCTTCCCGCCAAAATCTTCAAGCAAGCGATGTCATCAAAGATGTCATCATCAACGAGAGCTTTCAAGACAAAATAAAGACATGATGACATAAAAAATTGCTTGAATATATCATGGTGTGTTTGTCCTCTACTCACCGTTGCACTCAAGACCACAAAGGTTCAGCGATGCGCTCGATCCGGGATCACAGGCCACGCGGTCGCTCAGCTGGAAGATTCCCAACAGGTTCCAGGCGATGACATCATCACGCCCCTCTTCCCCCGAGCTCTCTTCAGAGCTGTCCTCCTCGGACATCGCCTCTGGACCACTTCCAGACGAGTCTGCAGGGATCTTTTCGGGGAAGAGACCATGGTGCCAGGTCCAGAGAGGCTCCTTTGCTTCTAGCATCTCAACGTTCTTGCCCTCGGGGAGAGATCTTGCACGTCTTCCCTTGGGAGGACTTTGTGGTTTAACAGGGATTATGTGTTCCTCTTCCAGTCTCTCATCATCTTCTTCCTTTTCTGGGGTTTTTTCCTCCTTTGGTTTGGGGGGAATTTGTAATGCAGGTCTAATCTCATCTTGGTTGATCTGGATGCTGGTGACGAGGCTGGTGTTGAAGCCGGAAGTGTTTTCCAAATTACAAACAACTAAAagaaatcaaattaataattttgggATGTTTGGTGATGTAAAATATGAATGGGATTTGAGAGCTACAGCAGAGGGTTGAATTTTTAGTGAATAATGACGTAAATTTGACAAAAATATCTTTAATActgaattcacaaaaaaaaaaaatgtatgaaacttGAATtgtaagaaaacatttatttattgttttatgaaaACATGAAGGTCCCCCAGCTAGGAATGTTATTGTTATAAGAAAGTACCAAGAGCAATACATGTTTTGGGAATGTTTTCAGcagcaagttttattttagtttcccagaatgttcttctaaaagttaggataacattctctgAAAACATTCTAAACATGtttattgataacattgttacaacattatcctctaacattctaattaagatatAATCAGGAAGCTTCCCATTGGACATTGTGCGTGGACTCAAATGTTGCACAGATGTCAAATTTTGGTTGAAAGTAAAAACTCAACATTTGCCGACATCAATAAATAACTCCAAAAACAGTATTTCCAACTAAAATGATTATAAAtcagattgactttatttctgtcatatattTACAAAAGGTCTTACTGAGATTAAcaaaggtttagatgttgatgtctatttaaaagtaatagtttggtttgatgtcaccattatggtgatcagtgTTTGGAATTAATTGGCCAATTTTACACGTGTGGTTTTAATGCTTTTCTTGCTGTAGCTATGTTTATTATGGCAAAAACATCAAGATAACTCATGATAAGATGATACTGGCTGCTTGATGATGTTTAAAAAATCATCACGTAGCAGTCTGGTTTTCTACAATCTAATCTATGGTAttagttgtactttttttatggCAACTCAATGGTTCTACAGGCTGAGACCCAGCCGAATTTTAATAAGATTCTttcaagaactaaaaaaaaaaaaaaaaaagaagaattttcaTACAGACATCAAAAATCAATAAATGCATCTCAACAATGAATGGTGgcatgctgcaatgcattctgggtgactcatacaaaactcatccatggctcggagaatgcattgcagcatgaagcatgtcaccatttttgtattcatacactgattcttgatgtctgtgtgtgtctaattATTCAGTGTTTAAAAGTGATTTGTGAGCaatgtgatttaaaaatcacAGACAGAAATAATACAGATTATCTGATTAAAACACTGCTGGATCTTATGCTGTTGAACTTATGCAATACAAAGTTAAGAGTATAGATCTGACTCTAGATGAGATCAGTTAATCAGATCGCTACATGAGGATAGTTTTAACATCAGCAAGTAGCCAAAGGCTAAACAATTTTTTCTCACTGTTTTTGCCATAATAAACATAGTTACAGCAACCAAATAAAAACTAGCACTGAAAAGTTTGAGTCAAGCTGCCTACTGCTGATCATCATAATGGTGACGTCAAaccaaactattattttcaataaaacatcaatatctaaacctctgttaatctcaataagactttttgtaaatgtatgtcagaaatgaaatgaaagctggtaatgctgtttttgAAGTTATTTACTCTGGAGCTAGACATCAAACAAAGGTTGGGTTTTACTTTCAATCAAAATCTGACTTCTGAGCAATATTAGTCCACATCGagtgtgatgggaagctttattagaatgttagatgataatgttctaacaatgttatcagtaaacatttttagaatgtttttagagaatgttatcttAACTTTTACccgaacattctgggaactaaaataaaactaggcCATCCCTACACCTAACTATCAGTGGGGTTTACGAAAATGTAGCTACAAATGAGATTGTTGAAATTCATATGATTTAGACACCTATTCgccaaaatgtgaaattatttcaaatttccaTGAGATTGTGTtctgatttttgtcatttttagagcAGAAACTATGTACTCACGTCTAGCGATGTGTTTGTCCTTGGTCGTTTGGTCTCCAATGGATCTAATCACCTGGATCTGAGATGCTTCCAGCTGCTCCTTCAGCTCACATTTACTCATGATCCTTCCCTCAGACACACTGAACACCAGCAAAACCAGAACCAACGCCGCCAACATCTTCACGGAGAGAACGCTGTGGATCAAATGATAGCCTACAGAGAACAAGGAAATCCACAGAAATTGTGCACTGTTAAATCAATATCCTCTTTAACAAGTCCCTTTCAAACAATGTCCATTTCCACCTGACAACCTGCATGGACTATTGTATAATGCTAACTAATTACCAAAGAGCTATTAGcctatttaacaacaacaacaacaaaaatggaaAGAAACAAGCTCCATTTTATAACATAAAGACCAATTCCCagcaataactataatgatacaGTTTTGTTGTAATTGTGTGCTCGAGCATTTAAAGTAGATGATGATAAGTTCAGTGGGTGCTTAATGGAATATTATCATCTGTTTAACGCAATCTCATGAATGGTGCaattttctgtttctatttggCGTACTATTTGTCTTTCTCGTGCATATCATACGCATAAAGGGAAGGGTTGGGGTGTGGGTTACATGCAAATTTTTATAGGGTATAGGGTATGCCAAAATGCATATCCAACAAGGTGTATGTAATATGCACGCAAAACTGCGTATTATATGCACGTCAAATGTGTGCATATCACATGCACAGCAAAGTCAATTTCTGTGTACAAATAGCAtgcaatatacaaaaaataaatacaattaatgctAGTGATACACATTATCATGAGACCAacaatttgtgatttttttttctcacaatgtcAGACTCGGCAAAACTATCTCATGGTAAATGATAAAATCACACgaaaaatggataaataaaataaaataaaactgaaaaaaatcgAATTGTTTTGTTTAGCCCTACTCTCATTTTTGTTCTCAGCCAAACCAGGTCCAGAAATGGCCACTGTTGTCCTGGGTGTGTATTTGAGAGGAGATAAAAGGAGAGGCACGCTGAGCTTAAGTAGTATAAGTGGGCAGATGTTTATGTGCTGATAACAGCCCAGCAGACGTGAGACACATTtataaagagagaaagaagctCAACAACTGCTTCACTGTCAGCCCTTGTCAGAGACACACAAGAGGAGACGCTTTCCTCTGTTTCGGCCTCAAATTAAATTAAGTCACTTTGTggagaaaaacactttaaaatgagcTCCAACTGACACATTAGAGCTCcacgattaaaaaaaacatgttataaaCCACCACTactcaaaacaaaccaaaatgtcaTTAAGTGCTACTTGAAGTGCCTGTCggagtaaataaataatggttttattaaatatcaaatgttCAAATATGAAAAGCACAACTTCTTACCAGAGGTTCTGCTGGGGAGATGCTCGCTGGTGATTTGACACTGGTCTGCTGGTCGTTCTTATATACACGCTGTGACCTTTAATCACATCAGCACTGTACGCTGGTCACACCAAGACTAATATTTAGGACAGGCAGGTCAACGTCTGTGACAAAAGCTTCATTCTTCCACTGTTGTTTACCATTCCTTCAGTGTACAGTGTACTTAAAGGGTGTTTGAATACTCCACATGTTAAACTCCAGTTGTCACCTGATAAGAGCCCCTTTTAGTTGTTATGTGGGTTATTCAAATACAGAGACGAGAGCCGCTAATGCAAAGTGTCAATAATCACACCAGTACAGTACCACACAATACACATTTGAATTTCTGATTCAAACTAAGTTTATAAGTGATGGTTGGATATTTTCCTTTAGCGTTTGATGTAAACCACAGAACTGAAGCATTATACTTTTGGTTTTATTGCCTCCAACATTCACAAAATCCCTCCTTATGACAACAGTAGAGGCTTTTGTGAAGATGTTATCTGCATCGGTTGCTCTGGAATGTTTTTGAGCCAGTTGCACTGCTGAATTAATGATCAGGTGCGTTCCGTAGagttcatttgttttatgttggtGGGTATTATGGTTTGAATATGTATTTCGCTTTGAAATTTTGTAGATGATTTTCAGCAGACAGACAGAATCATACAATCCCATTTTTTTCTAGTAATATTTTGTGAACATTTTAGAGGCCCTTTATGTTTTATATGAGCTTAGAACTGGAATAAACATTGCTCAATAACCAAACTGTTCTTGTTGCACCAAGTCTGACATCAACTTCTGATGGCAAAACTCTTAGAAACAAAGGTTTgttattggcatctatggttccatgaagaacttgtAATAGAACCTTTCCACAAAAGTTTATAGTGGTTCTTTACACtcttaataataaaagttaaaaaagggTTTTTTTTCCCCAGTGATTCCATAAAAGAACCAATTccggttccccaaagaacctttct from Carassius auratus strain Wakin unplaced genomic scaffold, ASM336829v1 scaf_tig00016366, whole genome shotgun sequence includes:
- the LOC113075087 gene encoding uncharacterized protein LOC113075087: MLAALVLVLLVFSVSEGRIMSKCELKEQLEASQIQVIRSIGDQTTKDKHIARLVCNLENTSGFNTSLVTSIQINQDEIRPALQIPPKPKEEKTPEKEEDDERLEEEHIIPVKPQSPPKGRRARSLPEGKNVEMLEAKEPLWTWHHGLFPEKIPADSSGSGPEAMSEEDSSEESSGEEGRDDVIAWNLLGIFQLSDRVACDPGSSASLNLCGLECNALVDDDIFDDIACLKILAGSSNKLLAMLQVKECRSVLPSKYFAECS